Proteins found in one Streptomyces sp. NBC_00461 genomic segment:
- a CDS encoding D-2-hydroxyacid dehydrogenase, with product MSDPAPTLLVLDADPPPRLGRLTGRALIEHADEASLAERLPHADVLLVWDFTSRAVRSAWPGEGPRPRWVHTASAGVDHLMCPELAASDTVVTNARGVFDQPIAEYVAALVLTMAKDLPGTWELQRERTWRHRETQRVAGTRACVVGSGPIGRTIARTLKALDVTTALVGRTPHTGIHGPDDLDRLIARADWVIAAAPLTEQTYGMFDARRFGVMQPSARFINIGRGGLVVEDALAQALAKRWIAGAALDVFEHEPLTPDSPLWEVPGLIVSPHMSGDTIGWRDQLGSQFVELYERWAAGRPLLNVVDKKRGYVPGR from the coding sequence ATGAGCGACCCCGCCCCCACCCTTCTCGTCCTGGATGCCGACCCCCCGCCCCGTCTCGGCCGGCTCACCGGCCGCGCCCTGATCGAGCACGCCGACGAGGCGAGCCTCGCCGAGCGTCTGCCGCACGCGGACGTGCTCCTGGTCTGGGACTTCACCTCCCGGGCCGTGCGTTCCGCCTGGCCGGGCGAGGGTCCGCGGCCGCGCTGGGTGCATACGGCGAGCGCGGGCGTGGACCACCTGATGTGCCCCGAACTCGCCGCGTCCGACACGGTGGTGACCAACGCGCGCGGTGTCTTCGACCAGCCCATCGCCGAGTACGTCGCCGCCCTCGTCCTGACCATGGCCAAGGACCTGCCGGGCACCTGGGAGCTGCAGCGGGAGCGGACCTGGCGGCACCGCGAGACACAGCGGGTCGCGGGCACCCGCGCGTGTGTCGTCGGATCCGGGCCCATCGGCCGGACGATCGCCCGCACGCTCAAGGCGCTCGACGTGACGACGGCACTCGTCGGACGCACTCCGCACACCGGCATCCACGGCCCCGACGACCTCGACCGTCTGATCGCCCGCGCCGACTGGGTGATCGCCGCGGCCCCGCTGACGGAGCAGACGTACGGCATGTTCGACGCGCGGCGTTTCGGCGTCATGCAGCCGTCGGCCCGCTTCATCAACATCGGGCGCGGCGGGCTGGTCGTCGAGGACGCGCTCGCCCAGGCGCTGGCCAAGCGGTGGATCGCGGGTGCCGCCCTGGACGTCTTCGAGCACGAACCCCTCACCCCGGACAGCCCGTTGTGGGAGGTGCCGGGCCTGATCGTGTCCCCGCACATGAGCGGCGACACGATCGGCTGGCGCGATCAGCTCGGCAGCCAGTTCGTGGAGTTGTACGAGCGCTGGGCAGCGGGCAGACCGCTCCTGAACGTGGTCGACAAGAAGCGTGGGTACGTACCAGGACGCTGA
- a CDS encoding maleate cis-trans isomerase family protein, with the protein MEVSFLGGPRPQRGVGVVAPFDFALDRELWRWVPDEVSLHLTRTPFVPVEVSLDLARLVSEHETLDNAVRTLTAITPEVVAYACTSGSFVAGIAGERAMCAAMTRAGEVPSVTTSGALLEALVALDARRVALVTPYTVSVTRALEEYVAEAGVTVTGCAYMGLTRHIWKVPYRDVVDMAHQAVQGDADVLFISCTNLPTYDVIPQLEAELRIPVISANQVTMWAALSRLGTRAVGPYQALIDPAARSGPVLPELPDGEQQQEGRP; encoded by the coding sequence ATGGAGGTGTCGTTTCTGGGTGGACCCCGCCCGCAACGCGGTGTCGGTGTCGTCGCCCCTTTCGACTTCGCCCTGGACCGCGAGCTGTGGCGCTGGGTTCCGGACGAGGTCTCACTGCATCTGACGCGCACGCCGTTCGTGCCGGTCGAGGTGAGTCTCGACCTCGCCCGTCTGGTGAGCGAGCACGAGACGCTCGACAACGCGGTCCGCACCCTGACCGCGATCACCCCGGAAGTCGTCGCGTACGCCTGCACGTCCGGCAGCTTCGTCGCCGGGATCGCCGGGGAGCGGGCGATGTGCGCGGCGATGACACGCGCCGGCGAGGTCCCGTCGGTCACCACCTCGGGTGCACTCCTTGAGGCCCTGGTGGCGCTCGACGCGCGGCGTGTGGCTCTCGTGACCCCGTACACCGTCTCGGTGACACGCGCACTGGAGGAGTACGTCGCCGAGGCGGGCGTCACGGTCACCGGATGCGCGTACATGGGCCTGACCAGGCACATCTGGAAGGTGCCGTATCGCGATGTGGTCGACATGGCCCACCAGGCGGTACAGGGTGACGCCGATGTGCTGTTCATCAGCTGCACCAACCTTCCGACGTACGACGTCATCCCCCAGCTGGAGGCCGAACTGCGCATCCCGGTGATCTCGGCCAACCAGGTGACGATGTGGGCCGCGCTGTCCCGGCTGGGTACCCGGGCAGTGGGGCCGTATCAGGCGCTGATCGATCCGGCGGCGCGCTCCGGCCCCGTACTGCCGGAACTCCCGGACGGTGAACAGCAGCAGGAAGGCAGGCCATGA
- the ehuB gene encoding ectoine/hydroxyectoine ABC transporter substrate-binding protein EhuB, protein MAPPFGNDRHTPGSPGPSRRSLLAGVAALGALGAAGCSRVATASTTKGGDLLDRLRASGVVRLGIAGEIPFGYIDKNGDLTGEAPELAKVVFKRLGVDRVQPVPTEFGSLIPGLNSQQFDVVAAGMYVNPERCAQVIFADPDYQMLDSFIVRKGNPKGLHNYKDIVAKKAKFATGTGYAELQYAVEAGYKESDILVVPDQVAGLNAVEAGRVDVFAGTALTTREVVKKSSKAEATAAFAPLVKGKPHVDGGAFAFRPTETKLRDAFNVELRKLKKSGELFRVLRPFGFTKAEMTDLTAKELCGG, encoded by the coding sequence ATGGCTCCACCTTTTGGGAACGACAGACACACACCCGGGTCACCCGGACCCAGCCGCCGATCGCTGCTCGCGGGGGTGGCGGCGCTCGGTGCGCTGGGCGCCGCGGGATGCAGTCGGGTGGCCACCGCGTCGACGACGAAAGGCGGTGATCTCCTCGACCGGCTCAGGGCGTCAGGCGTCGTACGGCTGGGCATCGCGGGTGAGATCCCGTTCGGCTACATCGACAAGAACGGCGATCTGACCGGCGAGGCACCGGAATTGGCCAAGGTCGTCTTCAAACGGCTCGGCGTGGACCGGGTGCAGCCCGTGCCCACGGAGTTCGGCTCGCTGATACCGGGCCTGAACTCGCAGCAGTTCGACGTCGTGGCGGCCGGGATGTACGTCAATCCCGAGCGGTGCGCGCAGGTCATCTTCGCCGACCCGGACTACCAGATGCTCGATTCCTTCATCGTGCGCAAGGGCAATCCGAAGGGTCTGCACAACTACAAGGACATCGTCGCGAAGAAGGCCAAGTTCGCGACGGGGACCGGCTATGCGGAGCTCCAGTACGCCGTCGAGGCGGGGTACAAGGAGAGCGACATCCTGGTCGTGCCGGACCAGGTCGCCGGACTGAACGCCGTCGAGGCCGGACGCGTCGACGTCTTCGCCGGTACGGCGCTCACCACCCGGGAAGTCGTCAAGAAGTCCTCCAAGGCCGAGGCGACCGCGGCGTTCGCGCCGCTCGTCAAGGGCAAGCCCCATGTCGACGGGGGCGCCTTCGCCTTCCGGCCGACCGAGACGAAGCTGCGCGACGCCTTCAACGTCGAGCTGCGCAAGCTCAAGAAGAGCGGCGAACTGTTCCGCGTCCTGCGGCCGTTCGGCTTCACCAAGGCCGAGATGACCGATCTGACCGCGAAGGAGCTCTGCGGCGGATGA
- a CDS encoding IclR family transcriptional regulator, which translates to MALKHEPTAPYHSAQDALRVLETVARHTTGVTDTELARLTGLTPERLTTLLRMLRREGYVEQITDGAYITGDALTRLGSAEGREQALREKLQRTLDRLRDSVGAAVYLSRYVDGEVRISQYADGPTTPVVNEWVDFRFSAHATAIGKSLLGQLDHNSRRDHLSRHKLARLTSRTITSDKLLLSRLETQPPTVPHLDLQEYAVGTVCAAVPISAGSAVGCLALSLPVEHAHRLRQAADTLNRSAAPVLLSMAI; encoded by the coding sequence GTGGCGCTGAAGCACGAGCCGACCGCGCCGTACCACTCGGCCCAGGACGCCCTGCGCGTCCTGGAGACCGTGGCGCGGCACACCACCGGAGTCACCGACACCGAGCTCGCCCGGCTCACCGGCCTCACCCCGGAGCGGCTGACCACCCTCCTGAGGATGCTGCGCCGCGAGGGCTACGTCGAGCAGATCACCGACGGGGCGTACATCACGGGCGACGCCCTCACCCGACTCGGCTCCGCCGAGGGCCGTGAGCAGGCCCTGCGCGAGAAGCTCCAGCGCACCCTCGACCGGCTGCGCGACTCGGTGGGCGCCGCCGTGTACCTCAGCCGGTACGTCGACGGCGAGGTCAGGATCTCCCAGTACGCCGACGGGCCCACCACCCCGGTCGTCAACGAGTGGGTCGACTTCCGCTTCTCGGCGCACGCGACCGCGATCGGCAAGAGCCTGCTTGGCCAGCTCGACCACAACAGCAGGCGCGACCACCTCTCCCGCCACAAGCTGGCCCGCCTCACCTCGCGCACCATCACCAGCGACAAGCTTCTGCTGTCCCGTCTGGAGACCCAGCCGCCCACCGTGCCCCATCTCGACCTCCAGGAGTACGCGGTCGGCACGGTCTGCGCGGCCGTCCCGATCAGCGCCGGCTCCGCGGTCGGCTGCCTCGCCCTCTCCCTCCCGGTCGAGCACGCCCACCGTCTCCGCCAGGCCGCGGACACACTGAACCGGAGCGCGGCGCCGGTACTGCTGTCCATGGCGATCTAG
- the ehuD gene encoding ectoine/hydroxyectoine ABC transporter permease subunit EhuD has translation MKWDWSAVADFMPKFWDGLLVTLQILAIGSLISFVLGLVWALLMRTPSRWVRWPVGVVTEFIRDTPLLVQLFFFFYVLPEWGLTWSALTTGICAIGLHYSTYTMQVYRAGIEAVPAGQWEAATALNLPVRHTWTAVILPQAIRRVVPALGNYVIAMLKDTPILMTITVMEMLGEARLFSQEHFQFTEPLTVIGVAFIVIAYPASLLVRALERRLVR, from the coding sequence ATGAAATGGGACTGGAGCGCTGTCGCCGACTTCATGCCGAAGTTCTGGGACGGTCTGCTGGTCACCCTGCAGATCCTCGCCATCGGCTCGCTGATCTCGTTCGTGCTCGGGCTGGTGTGGGCGCTGCTGATGCGCACGCCGTCGCGCTGGGTACGCTGGCCGGTCGGTGTGGTCACGGAGTTCATCCGCGACACCCCGCTGCTGGTGCAGCTTTTCTTCTTCTTCTACGTGCTGCCCGAGTGGGGCCTGACCTGGTCGGCACTGACCACGGGCATCTGTGCGATCGGACTGCACTATTCGACGTACACGATGCAGGTCTACCGCGCCGGCATCGAGGCGGTCCCCGCCGGCCAGTGGGAGGCGGCGACCGCGCTGAACCTGCCGGTGCGGCACACCTGGACCGCGGTGATCCTGCCGCAGGCGATCCGCCGGGTCGTCCCGGCCCTCGGCAACTACGTCATCGCGATGCTCAAGGACACCCCGATCCTGATGACGATCACCGTCATGGAGATGCTCGGCGAGGCGCGGCTGTTCTCCCAGGAGCACTTCCAGTTCACCGAGCCCCTGACGGTGATCGGTGTGGCCTTCATCGTCATCGCCTATCCGGCCTCCCTTCTCGTACGAGCCCTGGAGCGACGCCTTGTCCGCTGA
- a CDS encoding maleate cis-trans isomerase family protein, whose protein sequence is MTALGFLYPGHSAEDDYPRIEQLLGSDIRLDVVHTDIGEDAHRVDALLQMGSAERLAAGVAELRMAGAESVVWACTSGSFVYGWEGAHEQVRSLALTAGLPASSTSFAFAHALQELGVRRVAVGATYPDDVAGLFAEFLRAGGAEVTSVRGAGIITAAEVGTWGEAEVFLLARDADRPEADALLLPDTALHTAAHIPALEKELGKPVLTANQVTVWEALRLVDRRVNAPMLGSLFTREPLVQV, encoded by the coding sequence ATGACCGCACTCGGATTCCTCTACCCGGGCCACTCCGCGGAGGACGACTACCCACGCATCGAGCAGTTGCTGGGCAGCGATATCCGGCTGGACGTCGTGCACACCGACATCGGCGAGGACGCGCACCGGGTGGACGCCCTGCTGCAGATGGGCTCGGCCGAGCGGCTCGCAGCGGGAGTCGCGGAACTGCGCATGGCGGGCGCCGAGTCGGTGGTGTGGGCCTGCACCAGCGGAAGCTTCGTCTACGGCTGGGAGGGCGCCCACGAGCAGGTGCGCTCCCTCGCCCTTACGGCAGGGCTGCCGGCGTCCTCGACGTCCTTCGCCTTCGCTCACGCGCTGCAGGAGCTGGGCGTGCGGCGGGTGGCGGTCGGCGCGACCTACCCCGACGACGTGGCCGGGCTGTTCGCGGAGTTTCTGCGGGCGGGCGGCGCGGAGGTGACCTCCGTCCGGGGCGCCGGGATCATCACGGCGGCGGAGGTCGGCACCTGGGGCGAGGCGGAGGTGTTCCTGCTGGCACGGGACGCCGACCGCCCCGAGGCGGACGCCCTCCTCCTGCCGGACACGGCCCTGCACACGGCGGCGCACATCCCGGCCCTGGAGAAGGAACTGGGCAAGCCGGTCCTCACGGCCAACCAGGTCACGGTGTGGGAGGCGCTGCGGCTCGTGGACCGGAGGGTGAACGCGCCGATGCTCGGGTCGCTGTTCACGAGGGAGCCGCTCGTCCAAGTCTGA
- a CDS encoding AMP-binding protein, with protein sequence MESDRSTVAELVARRWGDHRPALWCEDLVLTHHEVAAGAAARAALLTDLLPPGAEPHVGVLLDNTPEYPLWLGAAALAGAAVAGINPTRRGAELARDILHTGCRTVVTERTHLPLLAGLELPGVRLLVTDTEEYAALLAPYTTAEPDASRATPDDRLLLYFTSGSTGAPKAAICTQGRLAAAGASLVGQFGVRRDDVHYICMPMFHGNAVIADWAPALAAGAGVALRRRFSASGFLADVRKHGATYFTYVGRAVQYILATEARDDDRDNPLRLGFGTEAGVVDAAAFERRFGVRLVEGYGSSEGGAAVQWSPGTPRGAVGKAAPGLVVLDPDTGQDRRPARFDAAGRLLNGDEAIGELVNRGPNPFEGYWRNPEAEAERRRDGAYWTGDLFYRDADGYLYFAGRTDDRIRVDSENLAAAMIENILARYEGADAVAVYAVPDPVTGDQVMATVAGRFDPEDFGTFLAAQPDLGTKMAPRFVRVVRRMPVTATNKIHRALLRREGVRCADPVWWRPPGEQGYAYRRLTREDVEGAPAPTRGSS encoded by the coding sequence ATGGAGTCCGACAGGAGTACGGTCGCTGAACTCGTGGCCCGGCGGTGGGGCGACCACCGTCCGGCCCTGTGGTGCGAGGACCTGGTCCTCACCCATCACGAGGTGGCCGCCGGCGCCGCTGCCAGGGCGGCCCTGTTGACCGACCTGCTGCCGCCCGGCGCCGAGCCGCATGTGGGCGTCCTGCTCGACAACACCCCTGAATACCCCCTGTGGTTGGGAGCCGCGGCGCTGGCGGGAGCGGCGGTCGCCGGCATCAACCCCACCCGCCGGGGCGCGGAGCTGGCCCGCGACATCCTGCACACCGGGTGCCGGACCGTCGTCACCGAGCGCACCCACCTCCCCCTCCTCGCCGGCCTCGAACTCCCCGGCGTACGCCTCCTGGTCACCGACACCGAGGAGTACGCCGCGCTGCTGGCGCCGTATACGACGGCCGAGCCGGACGCCTCCCGCGCCACCCCCGACGACCGTCTGCTGCTGTACTTCACCTCCGGTTCGACCGGCGCCCCGAAGGCCGCGATCTGCACCCAGGGCCGGCTGGCGGCCGCCGGGGCGTCCCTGGTCGGCCAGTTCGGGGTGCGCCGCGACGACGTGCACTACATCTGCATGCCGATGTTCCACGGCAACGCGGTGATCGCCGACTGGGCACCCGCGCTGGCGGCCGGGGCGGGCGTGGCGCTGCGTCGGCGCTTCTCGGCGTCGGGGTTCCTGGCGGACGTACGGAAACACGGGGCGACCTACTTCACGTACGTGGGGCGGGCCGTGCAGTACATCCTGGCCACCGAGGCGCGCGACGACGACCGGGACAACCCGCTGCGGCTCGGTTTCGGCACGGAGGCGGGAGTGGTGGACGCGGCGGCCTTTGAGCGGCGGTTCGGGGTTCGGCTGGTGGAGGGGTACGGGTCCTCGGAGGGCGGGGCCGCCGTGCAGTGGTCGCCGGGGACGCCGCGCGGTGCGGTGGGAAAGGCGGCGCCCGGTCTCGTCGTACTCGATCCGGACACGGGTCAGGACCGCCGGCCGGCCCGCTTCGACGCGGCGGGGCGGCTGCTGAACGGGGACGAGGCGATAGGCGAGCTGGTCAACCGGGGCCCGAACCCCTTCGAGGGGTACTGGCGCAACCCCGAGGCGGAGGCCGAGCGGCGAAGGGACGGCGCCTACTGGACCGGCGACCTCTTCTACCGGGACGCCGACGGCTATCTCTACTTCGCCGGCCGCACCGACGACCGTATCCGCGTCGACAGCGAGAACCTGGCCGCCGCGATGATCGAGAACATCCTCGCCCGGTACGAGGGTGCCGACGCGGTCGCCGTGTACGCGGTGCCGGATCCGGTGACCGGGGACCAGGTGATGGCGACGGTCGCGGGGAGGTTCGACCCGGAGGACTTCGGCACGTTCCTGGCCGCCCAGCCGGACCTGGGCACCAAGATGGCGCCGCGGTTCGTGCGGGTGGTGCGGCGGATGCCGGTGACCGCGACGAACAAGATCCACCGGGCGCTGCTCAGACGGGAGGGGGTCCGGTGCGCGGATCCGGTGTGGTGGCGCCCGCCCGGCGAGCAGGGGTACGCGTACCGGAGGCTGACCCGGGAGGACGTCGAGGGGGCGCCGGCTCCCACGCGAGGCTCGTCCTGA
- a CDS encoding amidase yields the protein MTDPGLTELTAARLVEGYRKGEFSPEEVTRAALERSERIQPKVNAFVRLPADEALAQARESTERWRRGEPKGLVDGVPTTVKDILLLRGAPTLKGSRTIPESGRWDEDAPSVARLREHGAVFLGKTTTPEFGWKGVTDSPQSGVTRNPHDLTRTSGGSSGGAAAAVALGAGPLALGTDGGGSVRIPAAFCGIFALKPTYGRVPLYPASAFGTLAHVGPMTRDAADAALLLDVIGAPDERDWSALPAAPGSFVAGLTGGVRGLRVAYSPSLGGQVAVQPAVAAAVRQAVERLAELGAYVSETDPDFTDPVDAFHALWFSGAARVTQQLGPEQRKLLDPGLREICAAGARLSALDYLAAVDVRMELGRRMGRFHESYDLLVTPTLPITAFEAGAEVPKGSGHRRWTGWTPFTYPFNMTQQPAATVPVGRDGDGLPIGLQLVAARHRDDLVLRAAHALYEAGIASPVTSGGS from the coding sequence ATGACGGACCCCGGCCTGACCGAGCTGACCGCCGCACGACTCGTCGAGGGCTATCGCAAGGGCGAGTTCAGTCCGGAGGAGGTCACGCGGGCCGCGCTGGAGAGGTCCGAACGGATCCAGCCGAAGGTGAACGCGTTCGTGCGCCTGCCGGCCGACGAGGCCCTCGCGCAGGCCCGGGAGTCGACGGAGCGCTGGCGGCGCGGCGAGCCGAAGGGGCTCGTGGACGGGGTCCCGACGACGGTCAAGGACATCCTGCTGCTGCGCGGCGCACCCACACTCAAGGGCTCCAGGACGATCCCGGAGAGCGGTCGCTGGGACGAGGACGCCCCCTCGGTCGCCCGGCTGCGTGAGCACGGCGCCGTGTTCCTCGGCAAGACCACGACACCGGAGTTCGGCTGGAAGGGCGTGACGGACTCACCGCAGTCCGGTGTGACCCGCAACCCGCACGACCTCACCCGCACTTCGGGCGGCTCCAGCGGCGGGGCGGCGGCGGCCGTGGCGCTCGGCGCGGGCCCGCTCGCCCTGGGCACGGACGGCGGCGGCAGCGTCCGCATCCCGGCGGCCTTCTGCGGGATCTTCGCGCTGAAGCCGACGTACGGGCGCGTGCCGCTCTATCCGGCGAGCGCGTTCGGCACGCTGGCGCATGTGGGCCCGATGACCCGGGACGCGGCGGACGCGGCGCTGCTCCTCGATGTGATCGGGGCGCCGGACGAGCGCGACTGGTCGGCGCTGCCGGCCGCGCCCGGGTCGTTCGTCGCCGGGCTGACGGGCGGGGTGCGGGGCCTGCGGGTCGCCTACTCGCCGTCCCTCGGCGGACAGGTGGCGGTGCAGCCCGCGGTCGCCGCCGCGGTGCGCCAGGCGGTGGAGCGGCTTGCCGAACTCGGCGCGTACGTCAGCGAGACCGACCCCGACTTCACCGACCCGGTGGACGCCTTCCACGCCCTGTGGTTCTCCGGGGCGGCCCGGGTGACCCAGCAACTCGGGCCGGAACAGCGGAAGTTGCTCGATCCCGGGCTGCGGGAGATCTGCGCGGCCGGCGCGCGCCTGAGCGCCCTCGACTACCTCGCCGCGGTCGACGTCCGTATGGAACTCGGCCGCCGCATGGGCCGCTTCCACGAGTCCTACGACCTCCTCGTCACGCCGACGCTGCCGATCACGGCGTTCGAGGCGGGCGCGGAGGTGCCGAAGGGCTCCGGGCACCGGCGCTGGACGGGGTGGACCCCGTTCACGTACCCGTTCAACATGACCCAGCAGCCGGCGGCGACCGTCCCGGTCGGACGCGACGGGGACGGTCTGCCCATCGGCCTGCAGCTCGTGGCCGCCCGGCACCGGGACGACCTGGTGCTGCGGGCGGCGCACGCGCTCTACGAGGCGGGGATCGCCTCCCCCGTCACTTCCGGCGGAAGCTGA
- a CDS encoding DUF3830 family protein has product MADRYIEVSLVKRGITCTAKLLDDRAPLTCAAVWDALPLGSDVYHAKYARNEIYALFSPFATSEPPLENPTVTPIPGDLCYFSFAGSELGTKAYGYDREVRAGTTLVDLALFYERNNLLLNADVGWVPGIVWGQIVEGLEEMAEGCNDLWRSGAAGETLSFRRK; this is encoded by the coding sequence ATGGCTGACCGCTACATCGAAGTCTCGCTGGTCAAGCGTGGAATCACCTGCACGGCAAAACTGCTGGACGACCGCGCTCCGCTCACCTGCGCGGCCGTGTGGGACGCTCTTCCACTGGGCAGCGACGTCTATCACGCGAAATACGCCCGAAACGAGATCTATGCCCTCTTCTCTCCTTTCGCGACATCAGAGCCACCCCTGGAAAATCCGACAGTCACCCCGATTCCCGGAGATCTCTGCTATTTCTCCTTCGCGGGATCGGAACTCGGCACCAAGGCGTACGGCTACGACCGCGAGGTCCGCGCCGGCACGACGCTCGTCGACCTCGCCCTCTTCTACGAGCGCAACAACCTCCTTCTGAACGCCGACGTGGGCTGGGTACCCGGCATCGTCTGGGGCCAGATCGTCGAAGGACTGGAGGAGATGGCCGAGGGATGCAACGACCTGTGGCGGTCGGGGGCGGCAGGGGAGACGCTCAGCTTCCGCCGGAAGTGA
- the ehuA gene encoding ectoine/hydroxyectoine ABC transporter ATP-binding protein EhuA — translation MTKEPDASTNRPVDGSELIRFEQVTKRFGSNTVLDHLDFSVNSGKHVTLIGPSGSGKTTILRLLMTLAKPEEGTITVGGLQLFPAPEKQIREVRKNIGMVFQQFNLFPNMTVLRNITEAPVTVLGLSKDEAEERARGLLDLVGLADKCDARPTQLSGGQQQRVAIARALAMRPQVLLLDEVTSALDPELVAGVLDVLRDIARTTDITMLCVTHEMNFARDISDQVLMFDSGRVIESGPPEKIFSEPEKDRTREFLSAVL, via the coding sequence TTGACGAAAGAACCCGACGCGAGCACCAACCGGCCGGTGGACGGCAGCGAGCTGATCCGGTTCGAGCAGGTCACCAAGCGGTTCGGGTCGAACACGGTCCTCGACCACCTCGACTTCTCCGTGAACTCCGGCAAGCACGTCACCCTGATCGGCCCGTCCGGCTCCGGCAAGACGACGATCCTGCGGCTGCTGATGACTCTGGCCAAGCCCGAGGAGGGCACGATCACCGTCGGCGGGCTGCAGCTCTTCCCGGCCCCCGAGAAGCAGATCCGCGAGGTCCGCAAGAACATCGGGATGGTGTTCCAGCAGTTCAACCTGTTCCCGAACATGACCGTCCTGCGGAACATCACTGAGGCCCCGGTCACCGTCCTCGGCCTGTCCAAGGACGAGGCGGAGGAGCGGGCGCGCGGGCTGCTGGACCTGGTAGGGCTCGCCGACAAGTGCGACGCCCGCCCGACCCAGCTCTCCGGCGGCCAGCAGCAGCGGGTGGCGATCGCCAGGGCGCTGGCGATGCGGCCGCAGGTGCTGCTCCTGGACGAGGTGACCTCCGCTCTCGACCCGGAGCTGGTCGCGGGCGTCCTCGACGTGCTGCGCGACATCGCCCGCACCACCGACATCACGATGCTCTGCGTGACCCACGAGATGAACTTCGCCCGGGACATCTCGGACCAGGTGCTGATGTTCGACTCCGGCCGGGTCATCGAGTCGGGACCGCCGGAGAAGATCTTCAGCGAGCCGGAGAAGGACCGGACGCGAGAATTTCTCAGCGCGGTGCTCTGA
- the ehuC gene encoding ectoine/hydroxyectoine ABC transporter permease subunit EhuC codes for MTSGLWELVLKGIWITIQLLVLSGLVAAAVAFGVGMARTHRLWIVRFLAGFYTEVFRGTSALIMIFWVFFVLPIAFGWQLVPLWAGTLALGLTYGAYGAEIVRGALNSVDPAQREGGVALSFTPWQRMRLILLPQAVPEMIPPFSNLLIELLKGTALVSVMGMGDLAFSANLVRLALQQSAEIYTYVLLIYFVIAFLLTRGMRGLERKLKAGLGKSVGRTPEQELRRPETTGVGAGGALG; via the coding sequence ATGACCTCAGGACTCTGGGAACTCGTACTCAAAGGGATCTGGATCACCATCCAACTCCTGGTCCTCAGCGGACTGGTGGCCGCGGCGGTCGCCTTCGGAGTCGGCATGGCCCGCACCCACCGGTTGTGGATCGTCCGCTTCCTCGCGGGCTTCTACACCGAGGTCTTCCGCGGGACCTCCGCCCTGATCATGATCTTCTGGGTGTTCTTCGTGCTGCCGATCGCGTTCGGCTGGCAGCTGGTGCCCTTGTGGGCGGGCACGCTCGCGCTCGGACTGACCTACGGTGCGTACGGCGCCGAGATCGTGCGCGGCGCGCTGAACTCGGTCGACCCGGCGCAGCGCGAGGGCGGCGTCGCCCTCAGCTTCACACCCTGGCAGCGGATGCGGCTGATCCTGCTGCCGCAGGCGGTGCCGGAGATGATCCCGCCGTTCTCCAACCTGCTGATCGAGCTGCTCAAGGGCACCGCGCTGGTGTCCGTGATGGGCATGGGCGACCTGGCCTTCAGCGCCAACCTGGTGCGCCTCGCGCTGCAGCAGAGCGCGGAGATCTACACGTACGTCCTGCTGATCTACTTCGTCATCGCCTTCCTGCTCACGCGGGGAATGCGCGGACTGGAGCGCAAGCTCAAGGCGGGCCTGGGCAAGTCGGTCGGGCGCACGCCCGAGCAGGAGCTGCGTCGTCCTGAGACGACCGGCGTGGGCGCGGGAGGTGCTCTCGGATGA
- a CDS encoding lytic polysaccharide monooxygenase auxiliary activity family 9 protein, whose protein sequence is MRKKTKWYAAVLGLTTAGAFVLSAGGASGHGYTDLPISRQKLCQNGTVTNCGDIQWEPQSVEGPKGFPAAGPADGSLCSGGNSRFSQLDSARTPSGGAWPTTKVTGGQSYTFRWQFTAMHATTDFKYYVTRQGWNQNHNLARSDLNTTPFLTVPYNGQRPPATLSHSGTLPSGLSGHHVILAVWTIADTGNAFYACSDVTF, encoded by the coding sequence ATGCGCAAAAAGACCAAGTGGTACGCCGCCGTGCTCGGACTCACCACGGCGGGAGCCTTCGTGCTCTCCGCCGGCGGTGCGAGCGGCCACGGCTACACCGACCTCCCCATCAGCCGGCAGAAGCTCTGCCAGAACGGCACCGTGACCAACTGCGGCGACATCCAGTGGGAGCCGCAGAGCGTCGAGGGCCCCAAGGGCTTCCCCGCGGCCGGACCGGCCGACGGCTCGTTGTGCTCGGGCGGCAACTCCCGCTTCTCCCAGCTCGACAGCGCGAGGACGCCGTCCGGTGGCGCCTGGCCCACCACGAAGGTGACGGGTGGTCAGAGCTACACGTTCCGCTGGCAGTTCACCGCCATGCACGCCACCACCGACTTCAAGTACTACGTCACCCGGCAGGGCTGGAACCAGAACCACAACCTGGCCCGCTCCGACCTCAACACGACACCGTTCCTGACGGTGCCGTACAACGGACAGCGCCCCCCGGCCACCCTCTCCCACAGCGGCACACTGCCGTCCGGGCTGAGCGGCCACCACGTCATCCTCGCGGTATGGACGATCGCCGACACGGGCAACGCGTTCTACGCCTGCTCGGACGTCACGTTCTGA